The Struthio camelus isolate bStrCam1 chromosome W, bStrCam1.hap1, whole genome shotgun sequence sequence tcaaataagaaAGATCAGTAGAAAAAGGGCAATTACATGCAGCGCGCTGTGAATTATTTAAATTGAAAGTATCAGTATGCACcagaaaacaatacattttcccTCCTACTGCGCTGATTCCGTACAGACCATCTCGGtccaaaaaatttttttcaaaagcagaataaTCTAACTGCTTAATTAGAAGAGTCCGCTCCTTTAGCCGGGCCGTTAAAGAAGGCAGTGGGTGACGGCCAGCAGCGCTGATCGCCCCCGATACCGTTATTTGCTCGCTGAACGACCCCGCCCGCGGCGCAGAGGCGCCACGTTGCTGAGGGGGCCCCAGCGGCCGcgggccccaacggccgcggcagggccgggccgcggacgcccccagccagggccccgccgcgccgccgccgccggccccggggcggcctgGCCTCGCccaccgggccgggcccggcccccgcgcaccgcacctcacctcacctcacctcacctcaccgcGCCTCACGGCGAcgcggccgcgcggcgccgccgggccgcgggggggcgctgccgcggcgccgcggccgcgggcggctccgCCCCGCTCCTGCGCGTCGCGCGGCCTCGGGTCGCgtcgcgggcggccggggcccgggctgcGCGGCACCATGGAGGCGCCGCCCGTTACCATGATGCCCGTGACGGGCGGCACCATTAACATGATGGAGTACCTGCTCCAAGGTaggcgcgggcggcgggaggcccgGGGCGCCTCGGCGGAGGGGCAGCCGGTCGTGgcgcggggggggaggcggcgggggcggcggtggcctgcggggcgcgggcgggcgggcggcgccgctggCCGCGGCGAGGGGGGCCGCTGAGGAGCCGCCTCTGTGCCCCGCAGGCAGCGTTTTGGACCAGAGCCTGGAGAGCCTGCTGCACCGGCTGCGCGGCTTGTGCGACAACATGGAGCCGGAGACCTTCCTGGACCACGAGATGGTGTTCCTGCTGAAGGGGCAGCAGGCCAGCCCCTTCGTGCTGCGGGCGCGGCGCTCCATGGACAAGAGCGGCATGCCGTGGCACCTGCGCTACCTGGGCCAGCCCGAGATCGGAGACAAGAACCGGCATGCCCTGGTGCGCAACTGCGTCGACATCGCTACTTCGGACAACCTGACGGACTTCCTGGTGGAGATGGGCTTCCGCATGGACCACGAGTTCGTGGCCAAGGGGC is a genomic window containing:
- the LOC104152986 gene encoding mediator of RNA polymerase II transcription subunit 18, translated to MEAPPVTMMPVTGGTINMMEYLLQGSVLDQSLESLLHRLRGLCDNMEPETFLDHEMVFLLKGQQASPFVLRARRSMDKSGMPWHLRYLGQPEIGDKNRHALVRNCVDIATSDNLTDFLVEMGFRMDHEFVAKGHVFRKGIMKIVVYKIFRILMPGNTDSIEPLSLSYLVELNVVAPAGQDVVSDDMRNFAEQLKPLVHLEKIDPKRLM